A genomic stretch from Methanomassiliicoccales archaeon includes:
- a CDS encoding radical SAM protein, with amino-acid sequence MNRVGKLRQVAYYGFWLLKSRLGLKKPLVNTMIINYECNLRCKHCSIVAHAEELPGPKSMSYELAVREMKEHYENGARILFFEGGEPTLWRNGSKELKDLIAAGKEIGYFVVGYTTNGTREIVETSDVISVSLDGPKEVHEEVRGHGTFDSLMKNLERTNHPNIFANMVITKMNVNSVKETIELVSENHKIRGIMINFLTPPPNSIALDIQEKRKVVDLVLTMKRQGYPILNTDRALKELLEEDYSQKCPYWVSAFVLPDGSKYFGCPLQNTISCKQCGFNAVREYRLITVGNLQTITQMSRRFALSTQ; translated from the coding sequence ATGAATCGCGTCGGGAAGCTCCGCCAAGTGGCCTACTATGGATTCTGGCTTTTAAAGTCAAGGTTGGGATTAAAAAAGCCACTCGTCAATACAATGATCATCAATTATGAATGCAATCTTCGATGCAAACATTGCAGTATAGTGGCTCACGCTGAAGAACTGCCCGGTCCAAAATCGATGAGCTACGAACTCGCGGTTAGAGAGATGAAAGAGCACTATGAAAATGGTGCCAGAATTTTGTTTTTTGAGGGCGGAGAACCGACATTATGGCGGAATGGTTCAAAAGAATTGAAAGACCTTATCGCTGCAGGGAAAGAAATTGGCTATTTTGTCGTTGGTTACACAACTAACGGAACGCGCGAAATCGTTGAGACAAGCGATGTGATTTCAGTCAGCCTTGATGGGCCCAAAGAGGTCCATGAAGAGGTCCGCGGACACGGAACATTTGATTCTCTTATGAAGAACCTGGAAAGAACAAATCATCCAAACATTTTCGCCAATATGGTCATTACGAAGATGAATGTGAATTCTGTTAAAGAAACAATTGAACTCGTTTCCGAAAATCACAAAATTCGTGGTATTATGATCAATTTTCTCACTCCGCCACCTAACTCAATTGCCCTTGACATTCAAGAGAAGAGAAAGGTGGTCGATCTCGTTTTGACGATGAAAAGACAGGGGTATCCGATCCTCAATACTGACAGAGCCCTGAAGGAATTGCTCGAGGAGGATTATTCGCAGAAGTGCCCTTATTGGGTATCGGCGTTTGTTTTGCCGGATGGTTCCAAGTATTTTGGATGTCCACTCCAAAATACAATTTCGTGTAAGCAGTGTGGCTTTAACGCCGTGAGAGAGTATCGTCTGATCACCGTG